The Fusarium falciforme chromosome 4, complete sequence genomic interval GAATTGTTCAAGCAAGGCTGGGTTTTTTTAGCACCGCCCAGGCCGTGTCGTCTCTTTCGCCTCGTGTCATGAACTCTTGGCGTTGTGTGACTCTTGGCGATGTGTCTATAATTAGAGAGACGAGATGCGAACCCAGGACTCAACAGTAAATAACCTCAAAAAGAATCGACGCATTCCTCTCTCAGTTTCAGGTCTCtcaatttctttttattttactcaCATCGCTTACCTTTCCAACTGAACCATGATCGAGTTTGACCCCCGCGCAGACATTACGCTCAAGGTCGGCAGGGAGAAGAAACTCTTTTCGGCCTGCTCCCGTGCGCTCTCGAGAGCGTCACCCGTGTTTGAGCGGATGCTGTACGGACATTTCACCGAGAGCAAAACCCGACttgccgagggcgaggaatGGGTCGTGGAGCTACCAGAAGACGACTCAGCACCGATGGAGATCTTTTTAAACATTTCGCACTCTCATTTCGGCAGAGTGCCGAGGAGGATGCCGCTGGATGAGCTGTACGATCTGACGGTGCTGTCGAATTACTATGACTGCACGAGGCTGCTGGAGCCGTGGATCAACGGGTGGATGGCGTCGATTGATGTTAGAGACTCGAGCGTGAGCATGGCAAAGGCTCTCTGGGTGTCGTGGGAGTTTGGACGCAAGGAGGCTTTCTCgaggatggcgttgaggatGCTGATGGAGTCGGATATGGGGAGGACGGCCGAGGATGAGtttgacaagctcaagatgccGCCTGATATCATTGGTGCGTACAACATATCCCGTGAAGCATTTGGGTCAACTAACAACTTACAGAAAGAATCTCGGCGATCCGACTCCAGACGATACAAGCTCTCCTAGGTGTGCTCCGCGACATGGTGGAAAACCTCCTCGTGGTGGACGAAAAGCCGCGATGGTGCCGGCACGCAGAGTGGATGGGCCCGCACCGCTGCGAGTCCATGATCCTCGGGTCCATGACCTTTTGTCTCGCCAGGGCGGGCCTCTGGCCCCTCCCCTCGGCGGAGGAAGTCCCAGACAGCATCGTCGGCCTGCACCGCAAGATGACAGGACTGGTGATCCACGACATCGGGCACGTCGGAGGGAAACCTGCCCTGGATCATCAGCTTTGTAACCCGGGACCGTTGCTCATGGGACAGATTGAGGAGATTTTTAAGGATGTTGCGAGTCCGGTTACAAAGTTTCATTTGGAGAGGATGGATGAGCAGGCGAAACGGTTGACCGAGTCATGATTTTGTGTTTTGtgtttgtttttttttagcgAGGTGTTGGATGGGTTTTAGAAGGGATACACCAAAAAACGTGGACATGATATTCAGTTTTTTGCTTCTCAAAAAAATGTGGTATTTTCATCGATGGACCCCGGCCTGTCACTCGACATTGCTAGCTGGACTCCCAATCTGCCGGATCATTGAGAACAAAAATTTGTGTGTGTCGGTAGCACAGCATTCCTCGTGCGCGTACGTACGTGCGTCTTTTTACCCCTGGACCATGCTTCTCGTTACGGATCTGTTTTTCGAAAGGATTTCCGGAGTACAGGGTAGCCTGTCAAGCTGACAGTTGGGAAAGATGGAATGTGTTCCTTGATTCCAGCAATCTTGATCGTGAAACAATTGCGCGTCCTcgtagttatttatattaatacagTGTTTTTTATATTGACTCTCTATTCATAACTGTAAACACCGAGGTCACAGATATGCGGTCAAATACATGCGTGCTGAAGCTGCAGCCGTGGTCCAATATCGCTGCAATCAAGTGGACACAAACTGCCAACTAATTCCCAGTACCTGCATTACCCTACGGGCCCTACAGTCAATAGTTTCAATGTCCGCTTACAATTCCTTTCCGGGTACACATCTGCAACGTGGTCACGCAGCCCATGATGAGTTGGCACCAGTCTAAGCCCTAACATCGCGACTCAAAAAAATCTCAAGCCCGAATCTCAATCAAAAGAGACTTATCGCGGCCGCCTTCCCCCCTTCTGATGCAAGCTAACGGGACGCTATCCACCGCAAGGGCGAGTCCATCGACGCAGGTACAGGGGGAAAATCAAGACAGGGGTGAACGCTTGTCTGAGCCCCCCTGGAAAGACTGGGCAATGCTTAATCTCGGAGCCAAGACCCCATTATCTCGAGGTCTCTAGCAAGATGAAAAAGGAGAAAGATGACGTCTTGTGGTGTTATCAGAGATTTTCAAGCCTTTTCCGATCGGCGATGAATGCTTCATCATCCCGTTGGCGCGATATCTAATATCCACTTTGTTCGATTCCGTCTTCCGTAGTAG includes:
- a CDS encoding BTB domain-containing protein, whose amino-acid sequence is MIEFDPRADITLKVGREKKLFSACSRALSRASPVFERMLYGHFTESKTRLAEGEEWVVELPEDDSAPMEIFLNISHSHFGRVPRRMPLDELYDLTVLSNYYDCTRLLEPWINGWMASIDVRDSSVSMAKALWVSWEFGRKEAFSRMALRMLMESDMGRTAEDEFDKLKMPPDIIERISAIRLQTIQALLGVLRDMVENLLVVDEKPRWCRHAEWMGPHRCESMILGSMTFCLARAGLWPLPSAEEVPDSIVGLHRKMTGLVIHDIGHVGGKPALDHQLCNPGPLLMGQIEEIFKDVASPVTKFHLERMDEQAKRLTES